One part of the Longimicrobiales bacterium genome encodes these proteins:
- the speY gene encoding deoxyhypusine synthase, with amino-acid sequence MSKKSKYLGGARIAPEPIAKGVSAADLVDQAFLSYNGGRLREGCRLFAERMLDDDVTIGVTLTGALTPAGLGMSAIIPLIEAGFIDWIISTGANLYHDTHFGIGLDLHQGSPAVSDIELRDEEVVRIYDIFFDYSVLLDTDAFFRKMITGDEFQRTMSTAEFHWLAGKYVAERQKALGQKGKSLLATCHEYDVPIYTSSPGDSSIGMNVAAATLQGYSLQFDVNADVNETASIVLAAKRGGGRSAITIFGGGSPKNFALQTEPQIQEVLGIAEKGHDYFLQFTDARPDTGGLSGATPAEAVSWGKVDPDRLPDAVVCYTDATIAMPMLAAYALTRHEPREPKRLYRRRQEMLDLLKSEYEASDRNEAARAREERDVTLPRDR; translated from the coding sequence ATGAGCAAGAAGAGCAAGTACCTCGGTGGCGCGCGCATCGCGCCGGAGCCGATCGCGAAGGGAGTGTCGGCGGCCGACCTGGTCGACCAGGCGTTTCTCTCCTACAACGGCGGCCGCCTGCGTGAAGGGTGCCGCCTGTTCGCCGAGCGCATGCTCGACGACGACGTCACGATCGGTGTCACGCTCACCGGTGCACTGACGCCCGCGGGGCTGGGCATGAGCGCGATCATCCCGCTGATCGAGGCCGGTTTCATCGACTGGATCATCTCGACCGGCGCAAACCTGTACCACGACACGCATTTCGGCATCGGCCTCGACCTGCACCAGGGCAGCCCCGCCGTCTCCGACATCGAGCTGCGCGACGAGGAGGTCGTGCGCATCTACGACATCTTCTTCGACTACTCGGTCCTGCTCGACACGGACGCGTTCTTCCGGAAGATGATCACGGGTGACGAGTTCCAGCGCACCATGTCGACGGCGGAGTTCCACTGGCTCGCGGGGAAGTACGTGGCCGAGCGGCAGAAGGCGCTCGGCCAGAAGGGCAAGTCGCTGCTCGCAACGTGTCACGAGTACGACGTCCCCATCTACACGTCGTCGCCGGGCGACTCCTCGATCGGGATGAACGTCGCGGCGGCGACACTGCAGGGCTACTCGCTGCAGTTCGACGTCAACGCGGACGTCAACGAGACCGCGTCGATCGTGCTCGCCGCCAAGCGCGGCGGCGGCCGGAGCGCGATCACGATCTTCGGCGGCGGCAGCCCCAAGAACTTCGCGCTCCAGACCGAGCCGCAGATCCAGGAGGTGCTCGGCATCGCCGAAAAGGGGCACGACTACTTCCTGCAGTTCACGGACGCCCGCCCCGACACGGGCGGCCTGTCCGGCGCGACGCCGGCCGAGGCCGTGAGCTGGGGCAAGGTCGATCCGGACCGGCTCCCCGACGCGGTGGTCTGCTACACGGATGCGACGATCGCCATGCCGATGCTGGCGGCCTACGCGCTGACGCGCCACGAGCCGCGCGAGCCGAAGCGCCTGTATCGGCGGCGGCAGGAGATGCTGGACCTGCTCAAGTCGGAGTATGAGGCGTCGGACCGGAACGAGGCGGCGCGGGCGCGGGAAGAGCGTGATGTGACGTTGCCTCGGGATCGTTGA
- a CDS encoding zinc ribbon domain-containing protein, protein MKCPGCGRQTDGKFCPDCGTPLKGAACRSCGASLAAGARFCNQCGAPTGAAAPAAQTARSSANTPWLLAGGVLVVIILIMVVPMFFGDDAPPQQQTTAPFASGGGTGTPPALSGDMRQNADRLFNRIMEARESGDNAAAAQFYPMAIQAYEASEPLDADGLYHLSLIQSASGNYAAARATAQRILDMSPSHLLGLGAAAEALLESGDTAAAREHYARFLEAFESERNKGYPEYLDHSAILPSYQQQARAITGG, encoded by the coding sequence ATGAAATGTCCTGGATGCGGCCGTCAGACCGACGGCAAGTTCTGTCCCGACTGCGGCACCCCGCTGAAGGGCGCGGCCTGCCGGAGCTGCGGCGCGTCGCTCGCCGCGGGCGCACGCTTCTGCAACCAGTGCGGTGCGCCGACCGGTGCCGCTGCGCCGGCCGCACAGACCGCGCGCAGCTCGGCGAACACGCCATGGCTGCTCGCGGGCGGCGTGCTCGTCGTCATCATCCTGATCATGGTCGTGCCGATGTTCTTCGGCGACGACGCACCACCGCAGCAGCAGACGACGGCGCCGTTCGCCAGCGGTGGCGGCACAGGCACGCCGCCCGCCCTGTCCGGCGACATGCGCCAGAACGCGGACCGGCTGTTCAACCGCATCATGGAGGCCCGCGAGAGCGGGGATAACGCGGCGGCCGCGCAGTTCTATCCGATGGCGATCCAGGCGTACGAGGCGTCGGAGCCGCTGGACGCGGACGGGCTCTACCATCTCAGCCTGATCCAGTCCGCTTCCGGGAACTACGCCGCCGCGCGCGCGACCGCGCAGCGGATCCTCGACATGTCGCCCAGCCACCTGCTGGGACTCGGCGCCGCCGCGGAGGCGCTGCTCGAGTCGGGCGACACGGCCGCGGCGCGCGAGCACTACGCGCGCTTCCTCGAGGCGTTCGAGAGCGAGCGCAACAAGGGATACCCGGAGTACCTCGACCACTCGGCGATCCTCCCGTCGTACCAGCAGCAGGCACGGGCGATCACCGGCGGCTGA
- a CDS encoding pyruvate dehydrogenase complex E1 component subunit beta encodes MSTLTYREALNQALAEEMERDPDVFLMGEEVGLYNGAYKVSKGLLDRFGEKRIVDTPITELGFTGLGVGAAMLGLRPVIEFMTFNFSILAMDQVFNSAAKVHYMTAGKYKCPIVFRGPTGAALQLSAQHSQALESSYAHFPGLKIATPATPADAKGLLKAAIRDDDPVVIMEGELLYNMKGEVPDVEDHVVPLGVAEVKREGSDVSIITHGKMVHVALQAATALEKDGVNAEVLDLRSLRPLDVDAILATVQKTNRVVYVEEGWPYVGIGSQIVDTIQEEAFDYLDAPILRVTQADVPMPYAKMLERMAKPSAERVVAACNRVLYRQTV; translated from the coding sequence ATGTCTACACTGACTTATCGCGAGGCGCTGAACCAGGCGCTCGCTGAAGAGATGGAGCGCGATCCCGACGTCTTCCTGATGGGCGAGGAAGTCGGGCTGTACAATGGCGCATACAAGGTGTCCAAGGGGCTGCTCGACCGGTTCGGCGAGAAGCGCATCGTCGACACGCCGATCACGGAGCTCGGGTTCACCGGGCTGGGTGTCGGTGCAGCGATGCTGGGCCTGCGTCCCGTGATCGAGTTCATGACGTTCAACTTCTCGATCCTGGCGATGGACCAGGTCTTCAACAGCGCGGCCAAGGTGCACTACATGACGGCGGGCAAGTACAAGTGCCCGATCGTGTTCCGTGGACCGACCGGCGCCGCGCTGCAGCTTTCGGCGCAGCACTCCCAGGCGCTGGAATCGTCGTACGCGCACTTCCCCGGTCTCAAGATCGCGACGCCGGCGACGCCGGCAGATGCGAAGGGACTGCTCAAGGCCGCGATCCGGGACGACGACCCTGTCGTCATCATGGAAGGCGAGCTGTTGTACAACATGAAGGGCGAGGTTCCTGACGTAGAGGACCATGTCGTGCCGCTGGGCGTCGCTGAAGTGAAGCGCGAGGGCTCCGACGTCAGCATCATCACGCACGGCAAGATGGTGCACGTCGCACTGCAGGCCGCGACCGCACTCGAGAAGGATGGCGTCAACGCGGAAGTGCTGGACCTGCGCTCGCTGCGTCCGCTCGATGTCGATGCGATCCTCGCGACCGTGCAGAAGACGAACCGCGTCGTGTACGTCGAGGAAGGCTGGCCGTACGTCGGCATCGGCTCGCAGATCGTCGACACGATCCAGGAGGAGGCGTTCGACTACCTGGACGCGCCGATCCTGCGCGTGACGCAGGCGGACGTGCCGATGCCGTACGCGAAGATGCTGGAGCGGATGGCGAAGCCATCGGCGGAGCGCGTCGTCGCTGCATGCAACAGGGTGCTGTACCGGCAGACGGTTTGA
- the pdhA gene encoding pyruvate dehydrogenase (acetyl-transferring) E1 component subunit alpha, with amino-acid sequence MAQTKAARKTSQAGGSSNGRDAGARKGDALLGLKKDELHAMLYQMLLGRRFEEKSAEAYAIGKIGGFCHLYIGQEAVAVGSIMALRPEDYVITAYRDHVQAMVKGITPNAVMAELYGRVDGCAGGKGGSMHLYGAEQNFLGGWGIVGGQVPLAVGAGFAIKYREQDNVVLCYMGEAAVNQGAFHESLNMAALWKLPVIFIVENNRFGMGTAWERASSLYDISQKASAYDMPSAVADGMDVIDMRRVTQEAIDRARKDGTPTLIEARCYRFMGHSMSDPVHGVYRTKEEVEEQKQKDPITRFLELLKDNNQLTDEELKTMDAEIQKVCEEAAEFADNSPEPGLEDLYTHVYASEDVHGRLFFDRKNRLEQG; translated from the coding sequence ATGGCACAGACGAAGGCGGCCCGGAAGACGTCGCAGGCGGGCGGAAGCTCGAACGGTCGCGACGCGGGCGCACGGAAGGGGGACGCGTTGCTGGGGCTGAAGAAGGACGAGCTGCATGCAATGCTGTACCAGATGCTGCTCGGCCGGCGGTTCGAGGAGAAGTCGGCGGAGGCGTACGCGATCGGTAAGATCGGCGGCTTCTGCCATCTCTACATCGGGCAGGAGGCGGTCGCGGTCGGCTCGATCATGGCGCTCCGCCCCGAGGACTACGTGATCACGGCCTACCGCGATCACGTGCAGGCGATGGTGAAGGGGATCACGCCGAACGCGGTGATGGCCGAGCTGTATGGCCGTGTCGATGGCTGCGCGGGCGGCAAGGGCGGCTCGATGCACCTGTACGGCGCCGAGCAGAACTTCCTGGGCGGCTGGGGCATCGTCGGCGGGCAGGTCCCGCTGGCGGTCGGCGCCGGGTTCGCGATCAAGTACCGCGAGCAGGACAACGTCGTGCTTTGTTACATGGGCGAGGCGGCGGTGAACCAGGGTGCGTTCCACGAGTCGCTGAACATGGCCGCGCTCTGGAAGCTGCCGGTCATCTTCATCGTCGAGAACAACCGCTTCGGAATGGGCACCGCGTGGGAGCGCGCGTCGTCGCTGTACGACATCTCGCAGAAGGCGAGCGCGTACGACATGCCGTCGGCGGTCGCGGACGGGATGGACGTGATCGACATGCGTCGCGTGACGCAGGAGGCGATCGACCGTGCGCGCAAGGACGGCACGCCGACACTGATCGAGGCGCGCTGCTACCGCTTCATGGGCCACTCGATGTCCGACCCGGTGCATGGCGTGTATCGCACCAAGGAAGAGGTCGAGGAGCAGAAGCAGAAGGATCCGATCACGCGCTTCCTCGAGCTGCTCAAGGACAACAACCAGTTGACCGACGAGGAGCTGAAGACGATGGACGCCGAGATCCAGAAGGTGTGCGAGGAGGCCGCCGAGTTCGCGGACAACTCGCCCGAGCCGGGGCTCGAGGATCTCTACACGCACGTGTACGCATCCGAGGATGTGCACGGGCGGCTGTTCTTTGATCGCAAGAACCGGCTGGAGCAGGGCTGA
- the lipA gene encoding lipoyl synthase, whose product MIAPEGGPRGYAPAGKDTGVVKSKGTARLPILDGAPQPLRGKKPEWLKVRSPGGQNYSRLKGLMRGLNLHSVCEEAGCPNIGECWEAGTATFLILGDVCPRACTSGAIAHGMPTELDEDEPRRVGEAIEALQLEHVVITSVNRDELPDGGARIFAETIRECRTRRPSMTIEVLIPDFKGDEDALRVVVDAKPDILNHNLETVERLHPWARPGGRYWRSISYLGAAKAIDPTMLTKSGVILGMGETQEEIRQALVDLRKAAVDIVTLGQYLRPSEHHAPVARWVTPAEFREWKRLGEEELGFRHVESGPLVRSSYHAETQARTVTAGAAGEIREVLEADVPAPAEVMPPLVQLETKRKAG is encoded by the coding sequence ATGATTGCACCAGAAGGCGGCCCGCGCGGGTACGCGCCGGCGGGCAAGGACACGGGCGTCGTCAAGTCCAAGGGGACGGCACGGCTGCCGATCCTGGACGGGGCGCCGCAGCCGCTGCGGGGGAAGAAGCCGGAGTGGCTGAAGGTCCGCTCGCCGGGGGGGCAGAACTACAGCCGGCTCAAGGGGCTGATGCGGGGGCTGAACCTGCACTCCGTGTGCGAGGAGGCGGGCTGCCCGAACATTGGTGAGTGCTGGGAAGCGGGGACGGCGACGTTCCTGATCCTGGGCGATGTGTGCCCGCGCGCGTGCACGTCCGGCGCGATCGCGCACGGCATGCCGACGGAGCTGGACGAGGACGAGCCGCGCCGGGTCGGTGAGGCGATCGAGGCGCTGCAGCTCGAGCACGTCGTGATCACCAGCGTGAACCGGGACGAGCTGCCGGACGGCGGTGCCCGGATCTTCGCTGAGACGATCCGCGAGTGCCGTACGCGACGCCCGTCGATGACGATCGAGGTGCTGATCCCGGACTTCAAGGGTGACGAGGACGCGCTGCGCGTGGTCGTCGACGCGAAGCCGGACATCCTGAACCACAACCTCGAGACCGTGGAGCGGCTGCACCCGTGGGCGCGGCCGGGCGGCCGCTACTGGCGCAGCATCTCGTACCTGGGCGCTGCCAAGGCAATCGACCCGACGATGCTGACCAAGTCGGGCGTGATCCTCGGCATGGGCGAGACGCAGGAGGAGATCCGCCAGGCGCTCGTCGACCTGCGCAAGGCGGCGGTCGACATCGTGACGCTGGGCCAGTATCTGCGCCCGAGCGAGCACCACGCGCCGGTGGCGCGGTGGGTGACGCCGGCGGAGTTCCGGGAGTGGAAGCGGCTCGGCGAAGAGGAGCTCGGCTTCCGGCACGTGGAGTCGGGTCCGCTGGTGCGCTCCAGCTATCACGCCGAGACGCAGGCGCGGACGGTCACGGCGGGGGCGGCCGGCGAGATCCGCGAGGTGCTGGAAGCAGATGTCCCGGCACCGGCGGAGGTAATGCCGCCGCTGGTGCAACTGGAAACGAAACGGAAGGCCGGCTGA
- a CDS encoding TIGR01777 family oxidoreductase has product MRVAITGSSGMVGRALAEALRRRGDEVVRVVRSFRDVSSRERVVVWQPDRGQVEAAKFEGVDAVVHLAGESIAGVWTPGKKRAIYQSRAKGTTLLARALAERREKPAVLVSMSGVNYYGSNRGDEPLTEASPPGEGFMANVTRAWEQSADPAREAGIRVVHPRTAPIFSPKGGMLKVVLPLYRLGLGARLGSGEQYMPWIALEDVVGALLFFLDRPDIAGAVNLVAPDFVTNAELNAELARAVNRPSVLKAPAFALRLAPGAMGEELLLGGLKVIPKVLQDAGFGWKQPRLREALGAMLV; this is encoded by the coding sequence GTGCGGGTTGCCATAACGGGTTCCAGCGGCATGGTCGGCCGGGCGCTGGCGGAGGCGCTGCGGCGGCGCGGGGACGAGGTCGTCCGGGTGGTGCGCTCGTTCCGGGACGTGTCGTCGCGGGAGCGCGTGGTCGTCTGGCAGCCGGACCGGGGGCAGGTCGAGGCCGCCAAGTTCGAGGGCGTGGATGCGGTGGTGCACCTGGCGGGCGAGTCGATCGCCGGTGTGTGGACGCCGGGGAAGAAGCGCGCGATCTACCAGAGCCGGGCGAAGGGCACGACGCTGCTCGCGCGCGCGCTCGCGGAACGCCGGGAAAAGCCCGCGGTGCTCGTGAGCATGTCCGGCGTCAACTATTACGGCAGCAATCGCGGCGACGAGCCGCTCACCGAGGCGAGCCCGCCGGGTGAGGGGTTCATGGCGAACGTGACCAGGGCATGGGAGCAGTCCGCCGACCCCGCGCGCGAGGCGGGGATCCGGGTCGTGCATCCGCGGACCGCGCCGATCTTTTCGCCGAAGGGCGGCATGCTCAAAGTGGTGCTGCCGCTCTACCGCCTGGGGCTCGGGGCGCGCCTGGGCAGCGGCGAGCAGTACATGCCGTGGATCGCACTCGAGGACGTGGTCGGCGCGCTGCTGTTCTTTCTCGATCGGCCCGACATCGCGGGCGCTGTCAACCTGGTTGCGCCGGATTTCGTTACCAACGCGGAGCTGAACGCCGAGCTGGCGCGGGCGGTGAACCGGCCGAGCGTGCTCAAGGCGCCGGCGTTTGCTTTGCGGCTGGCGCCCGGGGCGATGGGAGAGGAGCTGCTCCTCGGTGGGCTGAAGGTGATCCCGAAGGTGCTGCAGGACGCGGGGTTCGGGTGGAAGCAGCCGCGGCTGCGGGAGGCGCTGGGGGCGATGCTGGTGTGA
- a CDS encoding biotin/lipoyl-containing protein, whose product MEALSPTMEEGQLVRWLKKEGDQVKDGDVLAEIETDKATMELVARGSGVLRKIMLPEGDTAPIGQVIAVIAGADEDIGDVGGGPGAGAGAGAGETAGAGTPDASSGEAARSAAGAGDIGKGAQAVASGQTETQKGRGAETGTAQEQAAGAGGARAGAAGE is encoded by the coding sequence ATGGAAGCGCTGTCCCCGACGATGGAAGAGGGACAGCTCGTTCGCTGGCTGAAGAAGGAAGGCGACCAGGTCAAGGACGGCGACGTCCTCGCCGAGATCGAAACCGACAAGGCGACGATGGAGCTGGTCGCCCGCGGCTCCGGCGTGCTGCGCAAGATCATGCTGCCGGAAGGCGACACTGCGCCGATCGGGCAGGTGATCGCGGTGATTGCGGGGGCCGACGAGGACATCGGGGACGTCGGAGGCGGGCCGGGAGCCGGGGCCGGGGCCGGGGCCGGGGAAACGGCGGGCGCGGGGACCCCTGACGCCTCTTCGGGTGAGGCCGCACGTTCTGCTGCCGGCGCCGGTGACATCGGGAAGGGTGCACAGGCGGTTGCTTCCGGGCAGACGGAGACGCAGAAGGGCCGGGGTGCGGAGACGGGGACCGCCCAGGAACAGGCGGCGGGTGCGGGTGGCGCGCGTGCAGGCGCGGCTGGCGAAC
- a CDS encoding M20/M25/M40 family metallo-hydrolase: protein MNRFALVFALLLALPFTGHAQNPSQTTLTPPAARTISAAGIRGHLAFLADDLLQGRAPGTAGGRLAARYIASQLTLIGLEQPRGGFRQGVAIDAWQPDTTRSSVSFVARGDTIGVALNADVIAWPGVADTLVNIGADVVFVGYGVRAPEYDWDDYERRDVKGKVVLILGGDPPTPPTEPALFEGRALTRYGRWTYKLEEARRQGAAGALIVHTDDSAGYPWNVVQSSFGEAQYTLADRRNQPAPLRVEGWIRVSTARSLLADAGHSLDELLASAARRDFQPVSTGITMRARIAGSARRIDTQNVVGMLPGREHADSFVVYTAHFDHLGIGPAVNGDSIYNGAYDNASGVAALLEIARAFRRLEQPPARSVVFLFTTAEEAGLLGSTQYVRTPAAPVANTIAAINIDGANLWGETHDFVLLGAESTPGIAGIADARGAEMNMRRTPDPAPWLGLYFRSDHFAFVQAGVPAVQLMHGEHYRGRPENWGIEMLARWNASSYHLPTDEYDPAMDLRGAVQQARLAFLIGYDVAERGVGNDSTTQRER, encoded by the coding sequence GTGAACCGCTTCGCGCTCGTCTTCGCCCTGCTGCTCGCGCTGCCCTTCACCGGCCACGCGCAGAACCCCTCGCAGACGACGCTCACGCCGCCGGCCGCTCGCACCATCAGTGCGGCCGGCATCCGCGGACACCTCGCCTTTCTCGCCGACGACCTGCTGCAGGGACGCGCCCCGGGCACGGCCGGCGGCCGGCTCGCCGCACGCTACATCGCATCGCAGCTCACGCTGATCGGCCTCGAGCAGCCACGCGGCGGCTTCCGCCAGGGCGTGGCCATCGACGCGTGGCAGCCGGACACGACGCGCAGCAGTGTCAGCTTCGTCGCGCGCGGTGACACCATCGGCGTCGCATTGAACGCTGACGTGATCGCATGGCCGGGCGTCGCGGACACGCTGGTCAACATCGGCGCGGACGTCGTGTTCGTCGGCTACGGCGTGCGCGCCCCCGAGTACGACTGGGACGACTACGAGCGGCGCGACGTCAAGGGCAAGGTCGTGCTCATCCTGGGCGGTGATCCGCCCACACCACCGACCGAGCCGGCGCTGTTCGAGGGACGCGCACTCACCCGGTACGGACGCTGGACGTACAAGCTCGAGGAGGCGCGCAGGCAGGGAGCGGCGGGTGCGCTCATCGTGCACACCGACGACTCGGCCGGCTATCCGTGGAACGTCGTGCAGTCGTCGTTCGGCGAGGCACAGTACACGCTCGCCGATCGCAGGAACCAGCCCGCGCCGCTGCGCGTCGAAGGATGGATCCGCGTGTCGACCGCGCGCTCGCTGCTCGCGGACGCGGGTCACAGCCTCGACGAGCTGCTCGCGTCAGCCGCACGTCGCGACTTCCAGCCGGTCAGCACCGGCATCACCATGCGTGCGCGCATCGCAGGCAGCGCGCGACGCATCGACACGCAGAACGTGGTCGGGATGCTGCCAGGCCGGGAGCACGCGGACTCGTTCGTCGTCTATACCGCGCACTTCGATCACCTGGGCATCGGCCCCGCGGTCAACGGCGACTCGATCTACAACGGCGCATACGACAACGCGAGCGGCGTTGCAGCTCTGCTCGAGATCGCACGCGCATTCCGCAGGCTGGAGCAACCGCCCGCGCGCTCCGTCGTGTTCCTGTTCACCACGGCGGAGGAAGCAGGACTGCTGGGCTCGACACAGTACGTGCGCACGCCCGCCGCTCCAGTTGCGAACACGATTGCGGCCATCAACATCGACGGCGCAAACCTCTGGGGAGAAACGCACGACTTCGTGCTGCTCGGCGCGGAATCGACACCGGGCATCGCCGGCATCGCAGACGCGCGCGGTGCAGAGATGAACATGCGACGCACGCCCGATCCCGCGCCGTGGCTCGGCCTGTACTTCCGCTCCGATCACTTCGCGTTCGTGCAGGCAGGCGTGCCCGCCGTGCAGCTGATGCACGGTGAGCACTATCGCGGACGACCGGAGAACTGGGGCATCGAGATGCTCGCACGCTGGAACGCATCGAGCTATCACCTGCCCACCGACGAGTACGATCCTGCGATGGACCTGCGCGGCGCCGTGCAGCAGGCGCGACTCGCGTTTCTGATCGGGTACGACGTGGCGGAACGCGGTGTGGGGAACGACTCGACGACGCAACGCGAGCGCTAG
- a CDS encoding IS481 family transposase has protein sequence MPWSETCPMEERARFVLEAMEGWTSMSELCRQYGISRRIGYKWMARYQAEGLAALEDRRRVRRTQALQTPPEVVAAIIELRQKHPTWGPRKLRSRLFEIAPDVTWPAASTIGVILRREGLSQRRRRKRSRSGAWMGTRTAADAPNRVWTADFKGEFRLGCGQLCYPLTIVDAHTRYVLACHGLPSTSTAGARATFERVFRSFGLPEVIRTDNGAPFSSRALGGLSQLAVWWLRLGIRLERIRPRHPQDNGAHERMHRTLKAEATRPTRMTPQLQQRAFDAFRRVYNEERPHEALGQRPPAHYYLQSERRMPRRLPELHYPEDFQRRRVLRHGQIKWRSHQYFVSETLRRQTVGLRLNQAGWWDLFFGPVHLAQLDEAQGVLKPADRQLKARKGHG, from the coding sequence ATGCCCTGGAGTGAGACCTGTCCGATGGAAGAACGAGCGAGGTTCGTCCTGGAGGCCATGGAGGGCTGGACATCCATGAGTGAGCTGTGCCGCCAGTACGGCATCAGCCGGCGCATCGGGTACAAGTGGATGGCCCGCTATCAGGCTGAGGGTCTGGCGGCCTTGGAGGATCGGCGGCGCGTACGGCGGACCCAGGCGCTCCAGACACCGCCGGAGGTGGTGGCCGCGATCATCGAGTTGCGTCAGAAGCATCCGACGTGGGGGCCACGTAAGCTACGCTCGCGGCTCTTCGAGATCGCGCCGGACGTGACCTGGCCGGCTGCGAGCACGATCGGCGTGATCCTACGACGAGAGGGCCTAAGCCAGCGGAGACGACGCAAGCGCTCGCGATCCGGTGCCTGGATGGGGACGCGCACCGCGGCGGATGCACCGAATCGCGTTTGGACAGCGGACTTCAAAGGGGAGTTTCGACTCGGCTGCGGCCAGCTCTGCTACCCGCTGACCATCGTCGATGCCCATACGCGGTATGTGCTCGCATGCCACGGCCTGCCGAGCACCAGCACTGCGGGGGCGCGTGCGACCTTTGAGCGGGTGTTTCGCTCATTTGGATTGCCGGAGGTGATTCGGACGGACAACGGTGCGCCGTTCAGTTCCCGGGCTCTGGGCGGTCTGTCGCAGCTGGCAGTCTGGTGGCTTCGCCTCGGAATCCGGCTGGAGCGAATCCGGCCACGACACCCGCAGGACAACGGTGCTCACGAACGAATGCATCGCACTCTCAAAGCAGAGGCAACGCGTCCGACCCGGATGACGCCCCAGCTGCAGCAACGTGCGTTTGATGCATTTCGACGGGTTTACAACGAGGAGAGACCGCATGAGGCGCTGGGTCAGCGTCCGCCGGCGCATTACTATCTGCAGTCCGAACGACGAATGCCGCGCCGCCTGCCGGAACTCCACTATCCGGAGGACTTCCAGCGCCGGCGTGTGCTGCGCCACGGACAGATCAAATGGCGCAGCCACCAGTACTTTGTCAGCGAGACCCTACGCCGCCAGACTGTCGGACTCCGGCTGAATCAAGCGGGATGGTGGGACCTCTTCTTTGGCCCGGTCCACCTCGCCCAACTCGATGAAGCGCAAGGAGTCCTCAAGCCAGCAGACCGGCAGCTCAAGGCGCGTAAAGGCCATGGGTGA
- a CDS encoding TIGR00730 family Rossman fold protein — protein sequence MPTEKPKNEREREEQPTPAEPPPQPPVPVTEFAKQPGEETEDERLLQRDSQRVSPEIATTTDAWRVFRIMGEFVEGFDTLARLGPSVSIFGSARTRPDEPDYTAAQRTAELLVQHGFGVITGGGPGIMEAANRGAAEAGGESVGCNIELPFEQGMNRWVRTAINFRYFFVRKTMFVKYAEGFVIFPGGFGTMDELFEALTLIQTGKVRDFPIVLYNSDYWGGLLDWVRDRMLGDGKIKAEDIDLLMITDSPEAAAQHIVDCYERNCEKRAAMGGERAIYSGLSRGDIGDRMQRQRRSMP from the coding sequence ATGCCGACAGAGAAGCCGAAGAACGAGCGGGAGCGGGAGGAGCAGCCCACACCGGCGGAGCCGCCGCCTCAGCCGCCGGTGCCCGTCACCGAGTTCGCGAAGCAGCCCGGCGAGGAAACGGAGGACGAGCGGCTGCTGCAGCGGGACAGCCAGCGCGTGTCGCCGGAGATCGCGACCACGACCGACGCGTGGCGCGTCTTCCGGATCATGGGCGAGTTCGTGGAGGGCTTCGACACCCTGGCGCGGCTGGGTCCGTCGGTCAGCATCTTCGGCAGCGCCCGCACGCGCCCCGACGAGCCCGACTACACCGCCGCGCAGCGCACGGCGGAGCTGCTCGTCCAGCACGGGTTCGGCGTGATCACGGGCGGCGGGCCGGGCATCATGGAAGCCGCGAACCGCGGCGCCGCGGAGGCCGGTGGCGAGAGCGTCGGCTGCAACATCGAGCTGCCGTTCGAGCAGGGGATGAACCGCTGGGTACGCACCGCGATCAACTTTCGCTACTTCTTCGTGCGCAAGACGATGTTCGTGAAGTACGCGGAAGGCTTCGTCATCTTCCCGGGCGGCTTCGGCACGATGGACGAGCTGTTCGAGGCGCTCACGCTGATCCAGACCGGCAAGGTCCGCGACTTCCCGATCGTGCTGTACAACAGCGACTACTGGGGCGGCCTGCTCGACTGGGTGCGCGACAGAATGCTGGGCGACGGCAAGATCAAGGCGGAGGACATCGACCTGCTGATGATCACCGACTCGCCCGAGGCCGCTGCGCAGCACATCGTCGACTGCTACGAGCGCAACTGTGAGAAGCGCGCGGCGATGGGTGGCGAGCGGGCGATCTATTCGGGACTGTCGCGCGGCGACATCGGCGATCGCATGCAGCGGCAGCGGCGCAGCATGCCGTGA